Proteins from a genomic interval of Chroococcidiopsis thermalis PCC 7203:
- the glgX gene encoding glycogen debranching protein GlgX, translated as MALIVYPPKTAYKIEKGHPHPLGAIPDENGVNFSIFSEHATGIELLLFDEHDDPEPIQVIQLDPDVNKTFHFWHVYVSGLQPGMHYAYRVDGSSDRNGGHRFDKNKLLIDPYAKGNNKTLWQRMNACLPGDNLTTSMRSVVIDTSEYDWEGDRPLNRPMSETIIYEMHIGGFTKSPTSSVKHPGTFAGAIEKIPYLKELGVTAVELMPVFEFDDTEILRDVDGKPLKNYWGYSTMSYFAPHTGYCVNPQIGNHVREFRDMVKALHQAGIEVILDVVFNHTDEGNHQGPVFCFKGIDNSIYYYLVAGDKQYYYDYTGCGNTFNCNHPIPEKLIVESLEYWVKELHIDGFRFDEGSVLSRGQDGVPLQYPPAIWNIELSETLADTKIIAEAWDAAGLYQIGYFPGYRWAEWNGRYRDDIRRFVKGESGIVGAVAARIAGSADLYQNHGHLPINSVNFITAHDGFTLNDLVSYNQKHNEANGEGNRDGIDENLSWNCGVEGETSDRWVEDLRDRQIKNFAAILLLSQGVPMIVMGDEVRRTQKGNNNAYCQDNELGWFDWNLVEKNSKLFRFWKLTIDFRLRHSNLHRSRYFTGSVNQRGLADISWHGCQLYSPGWNDPNARVLAFTLGGFNEEADIHVMLNMYWEELEFEIPAVAGKQWYRAIDTAQNSPLDIAEPGKETLVTSNTYFVQGRSVVVLISQ; from the coding sequence ATGGCGCTAATAGTATATCCGCCCAAAACTGCATATAAAATAGAGAAGGGACACCCACATCCTTTGGGAGCAATTCCAGATGAAAATGGGGTAAACTTCTCGATTTTTTCAGAACATGCTACAGGTATAGAACTATTGTTGTTTGACGAACATGATGACCCAGAACCCATCCAAGTTATTCAATTAGACCCCGATGTCAATAAAACATTCCACTTCTGGCATGTCTATGTCAGCGGGCTGCAACCAGGGATGCACTACGCCTATCGAGTTGACGGTTCTTCCGATCGCAATGGCGGACACCGCTTTGATAAAAATAAGCTGTTAATTGACCCATATGCTAAAGGAAATAACAAAACTCTTTGGCAGCGAATGAATGCATGTTTACCTGGTGATAATTTGACGACATCAATGAGAAGTGTTGTCATTGATACATCAGAATATGACTGGGAAGGCGATCGCCCGCTCAATCGTCCCATGAGCGAAACTATCATCTATGAGATGCATATTGGCGGGTTTACTAAGTCACCGACATCGAGTGTCAAGCATCCAGGAACATTCGCTGGAGCGATCGAAAAAATTCCTTACCTTAAGGAATTAGGCGTTACAGCAGTTGAACTCATGCCTGTATTCGAGTTCGACGACACAGAAATTCTGCGGGATGTGGACGGCAAGCCCCTGAAGAACTACTGGGGCTACAGTACTATGAGTTACTTTGCCCCTCACACTGGTTATTGCGTTAACCCTCAAATCGGCAACCACGTTCGAGAGTTTCGCGACATGGTTAAAGCCCTGCATCAAGCTGGGATTGAAGTAATCTTGGATGTAGTTTTTAACCACACCGATGAAGGCAACCATCAGGGACCTGTCTTCTGCTTTAAGGGCATTGATAATAGCATCTACTACTATCTGGTGGCAGGAGATAAGCAGTACTACTACGATTACACTGGCTGCGGCAACACATTCAACTGCAACCATCCCATCCCTGAAAAGCTAATTGTCGAGTCTCTCGAATACTGGGTGAAAGAATTGCATATTGACGGCTTCCGCTTTGATGAAGGGTCAGTCCTATCTCGCGGGCAAGATGGAGTGCCGTTACAGTATCCGCCAGCCATTTGGAATATCGAGTTATCTGAAACGCTTGCCGATACCAAAATCATTGCTGAAGCTTGGGATGCGGCTGGACTTTACCAAATTGGCTATTTCCCAGGGTATCGTTGGGCAGAGTGGAACGGACGCTATCGAGATGATATTCGGCGCTTTGTCAAAGGTGAGTCTGGCATCGTGGGTGCTGTTGCGGCTCGGATTGCTGGTAGTGCTGACCTATACCAAAATCACGGACACTTGCCGATCAATAGCGTGAATTTTATTACTGCCCATGATGGTTTCACGTTAAACGATCTGGTTTCGTACAACCAGAAACATAACGAAGCAAATGGAGAAGGTAATCGAGATGGCATTGATGAGAATTTGAGCTGGAATTGTGGCGTTGAGGGTGAGACGAGCGATCGCTGGGTGGAAGATCTGCGCGATCGCCAGATTAAGAACTTTGCCGCCATTCTCCTGCTTTCCCAAGGCGTACCGATGATTGTGATGGGGGATGAAGTTCGGCGGACTCAAAAAGGTAATAATAACGCCTATTGTCAGGATAACGAACTCGGTTGGTTTGATTGGAATCTGGTTGAGAAAAACAGCAAATTGTTCCGATTCTGGAAGTTAACGATCGACTTCCGCCTGCGCCATTCCAATTTACATCGCTCCCGTTACTTCACGGGTAGTGTAAATCAGCGTGGCTTAGCAGACATCTCCTGGCATGGTTGCCAGTTATACAGCCCTGGTTGGAACGATCCCAACGCTCGCGTTCTGGCATTTACCTTAGGGGGTTTCAACGAAGAGGCAGACATTCATGTCATGCTCAACATGTACTGGGAAGAACTTGAGTTTGAAATTCCTGCCGTTGCAGGCAAGCAGTGGTATAGAGCTATAGACACCGCTCAGAATTCTCCCTTAGACATTGCAGAACCAGGCAAAGAAACCCTGGTAACAAGTAACACCTACTTTGTGCAAGGTCGTAGTGTTGTTGTACTAATTTCTCAGTAA